One Bosea sp. 685 DNA segment encodes these proteins:
- a CDS encoding TonB-dependent receptor → MTLADVPPADVAAPRCGGGRYRRLTRGLASLLLGSVGLGVATAAAWAQERSGGALQLDEIVVDGPAKPGAVPPAFTGGQVAQGGRLGLLGNAETLKSPFNMTSYTAGLIANLQASTVADALILDPSLRSSHPSGGIVESFNIRGFPVGEGNSGEVAFDGVFGVAPNYKVFTDYAERIELLKGPAAALTGIAPNGGVGGVINIVPKRAEADLTRVGTEFSSKAHGGATFDLARRYGSGREFGVRVNGSLRGGDTAIDGQRNTTGIGSLALDYQGERFRSWVYVLAQRDSWDAPSRPYRMSAGIPVPKAPNGARNMIQPWEFSQVDDTSALIKNEYDLTDTVTVFANAGGSRTRVNRFFANSPLPTILNLNGDTTQAPQYFDMTVERRTYDAGFRARFDTGFIKHALTFQASYYHEDTDRALTAGRAFSSNIYAPALTAPQFATRAPRIRLSDSDLTSLALADTLSVLDERVALTLGVRRQSVESTNYATTTGAVTSSYDESATTPLVGLVLRPHQNLSLYANYVEGLSRGDIAPNTASNAGETFAPYRTKQYEAGAKLQYGSFGATLAGFQITKPSGELAGNQFVVGGEQRVRGLELNIYGEVASGLRLLGGLALLDGKLTKTAVVANRGNDPIGVPSTQFNLGAEWDLPWLKGLTLTGTLVYTGKQYIDAANTQSLPDWARLDIGARYATEIAGRKTTFRATVQNVTAEKYWSSVASFGTFYLGAPRTYRLSMSVDL, encoded by the coding sequence ATGACGCTTGCCGATGTTCCGCCCGCAGATGTCGCCGCCCCGCGCTGTGGCGGAGGCCGCTACCGCCGCCTGACGCGCGGGCTGGCGTCGCTGCTTCTGGGGAGCGTGGGCCTCGGTGTCGCTACAGCCGCAGCCTGGGCCCAGGAGCGAAGCGGGGGCGCGCTGCAGCTTGACGAGATCGTCGTGGACGGCCCGGCGAAACCGGGTGCGGTTCCACCGGCTTTCACTGGGGGGCAGGTGGCGCAGGGTGGGCGGCTTGGCCTGCTCGGCAATGCCGAGACCCTCAAATCGCCCTTCAACATGACGAGCTATACGGCCGGGCTGATCGCAAATCTGCAGGCCTCGACCGTCGCCGATGCGCTGATCCTCGACCCATCGCTGCGCAGTTCGCATCCGTCCGGCGGCATTGTCGAGTCCTTCAACATCCGCGGCTTCCCGGTCGGGGAGGGCAATAGCGGCGAGGTCGCCTTCGACGGTGTTTTCGGCGTGGCGCCGAACTACAAGGTCTTCACCGATTATGCCGAGCGCATCGAGCTGCTCAAGGGCCCGGCCGCGGCGCTGACGGGTATCGCGCCCAATGGCGGCGTCGGCGGTGTCATCAACATCGTGCCCAAGCGCGCCGAGGCCGATCTGACGCGTGTGGGAACGGAGTTTTCCTCGAAAGCGCATGGCGGCGCCACCTTCGATCTGGCCCGCCGATACGGCTCCGGCCGCGAATTCGGCGTGCGCGTCAATGGCAGCCTGCGCGGCGGCGACACGGCGATCGACGGGCAGCGCAACACCACGGGCATCGGCTCGCTGGCACTGGACTATCAGGGCGAGCGCTTCAGGAGCTGGGTCTATGTGCTGGCCCAGCGCGACAGCTGGGACGCGCCGTCGCGCCCCTACAGGATGAGCGCCGGCATTCCGGTTCCCAAGGCGCCTAATGGCGCCCGCAATATGATCCAGCCCTGGGAGTTCTCCCAGGTCGACGACACTTCGGCGCTGATCAAGAACGAATATGATCTCACCGACACTGTGACTGTCTTCGCCAATGCCGGCGGCTCACGGACGCGAGTCAACCGCTTCTTCGCCAATTCGCCTTTGCCCACGATTCTCAATCTGAATGGCGACACCACCCAGGCGCCGCAATATTTCGACATGACGGTCGAGCGGCGGACCTATGACGCCGGCTTCCGTGCCCGGTTCGACACCGGCTTCATCAAGCATGCGCTGACCTTCCAGGCATCCTACTACCATGAGGACACCGATCGGGCCCTGACCGCTGGGCGCGCCTTCTCCTCGAACATCTACGCACCGGCGCTGACGGCGCCGCAATTCGCGACGCGCGCGCCCCGCATCCGGCTCTCGGACAGCGACCTGACGAGCCTTGCGCTGGCCGACACGCTGTCCGTGCTGGACGAGCGCGTCGCGCTGACGTTGGGCGTGCGGCGCCAATCCGTCGAATCGACCAATTATGCGACGACAACCGGAGCCGTCACCTCCTCCTATGACGAGAGCGCCACGACCCCGCTGGTCGGCCTCGTCCTGCGGCCTCACCAGAACCTGTCGCTCTATGCCAATTATGTCGAAGGGCTGAGCCGTGGCGACATTGCCCCCAACACCGCCAGCAACGCCGGGGAGACCTTTGCGCCCTACCGGACGAAGCAATACGAGGCCGGCGCGAAGCTGCAATATGGCAGCTTCGGCGCGACGCTCGCCGGCTTCCAGATCACCAAGCCGAGCGGGGAGCTCGCCGGCAACCAGTTCGTCGTCGGTGGCGAGCAGCGGGTTCGTGGCCTCGAGCTCAACATTTATGGTGAAGTCGCGTCCGGGCTGCGGCTTCTGGGCGGGCTCGCTTTGCTCGACGGCAAGCTGACCAAGACCGCGGTCGTGGCCAATCGTGGCAACGATCCGATCGGCGTGCCCTCCACCCAATTCAATCTCGGTGCCGAATGGGACCTGCCCTGGCTCAAGGGTCTGACGCTGACGGGCACGCTGGTCTACACCGGCAAGCAGTATATCGACGCCGCCAACACCCAATCCCTGCCGGACTGGGCGCGGCTTGATATCGGAGCACGCTACGCTACCGAGATCGCAGGCCGCAAGACGACCTTCCGGGCCACTGTCCAGAACGTCACGGCGGAAAAATACTGGTCGAGCGTCGCCTCCTTCGGGACCTTCTATCTCGGCGCGCCGCGAACCTATCGCCTGTCCATGTCGGTCGACCTATGA
- a CDS encoding HlyD family secretion protein produces the protein MSTEAQGVAMAEEPSPATGEAKGNPLRKAALMVVAVVAVLFALSIAMERLTPSSAQAVVQAYVVRMAPDVSGRVVEVGVVDNARVAAGQFLFRIDARPFEIAVTEAQAQVERIGQTLGASTAAVEAAQARLVKAGADFENVQSQTQRTLELVQRGITAKAKGDEARAALEGARAAVDGAQADLAKARQELGPAGADNPQLRGALAQLERARLNLLHTSVVAPASGVVTNLQLATGQFIAAGQAALTFIDASSIWISANFKENSLEHMSQADSAEIVIDALPGSIFKAKVESIGWGVSQNSVDPSTGLPTIRNSSGWIRDPQRFPVRLIFDGDPPGRVRFGSQVNVVVYTGQNPVANALGAAWIRIISVLTYAS, from the coding sequence ATGAGCACCGAGGCGCAAGGCGTCGCGATGGCGGAGGAGCCGTCGCCCGCGACAGGCGAGGCTAAAGGCAACCCCTTGCGCAAGGCGGCGCTGATGGTGGTGGCGGTCGTTGCGGTGCTGTTTGCGCTGTCGATCGCGATGGAACGCCTGACGCCGTCCTCCGCACAGGCGGTGGTTCAGGCCTATGTGGTGCGGATGGCGCCCGATGTCTCCGGCCGCGTCGTCGAGGTCGGCGTCGTCGACAATGCCCGCGTCGCGGCGGGCCAGTTCCTGTTTCGGATCGATGCGCGGCCTTTCGAGATCGCGGTGACCGAAGCGCAGGCGCAGGTCGAGCGCATCGGCCAGACGCTGGGCGCATCGACGGCCGCGGTGGAGGCGGCCCAGGCGCGGCTGGTCAAGGCGGGGGCCGATTTCGAGAATGTGCAGTCCCAGACGCAGCGCACGCTTGAACTGGTGCAGCGCGGCATCACCGCCAAGGCCAAGGGCGACGAGGCGCGCGCGGCTCTGGAGGGCGCACGGGCGGCGGTCGACGGCGCGCAGGCCGATCTGGCGAAGGCGCGCCAGGAGCTTGGGCCGGCAGGCGCCGACAACCCGCAATTGCGGGGCGCCTTGGCGCAGCTTGAGCGGGCACGGCTGAATCTGCTGCACACCTCGGTCGTGGCGCCGGCATCGGGCGTGGTCACCAATCTCCAGCTCGCCACCGGCCAGTTCATCGCAGCGGGGCAGGCCGCTCTGACCTTCATCGATGCCAGCTCGATCTGGATTTCGGCGAATTTCAAGGAAAACAGCCTGGAGCACATGTCGCAGGCCGACAGCGCCGAGATCGTGATCGACGCGCTGCCCGGCAGCATCTTCAAGGCCAAGGTCGAGAGCATCGGCTGGGGCGTCTCGCAAAACAGCGTGGATCCCAGCACGGGCCTGCCCACCATCCGCAACAGCAGCGGCTGGATTCGCGATCCACAACGCTTCCCGGTGCGATTGATCTTCGACGGCGACCCGCCTGGCCGGGTGCGCTTCGGCTCCCAGGTCAATGTGGTCGTGTATACCGGCCAGAATCCCGTCGCCAATGCGCTCGGCGCCGCCTGGATCCGGATCATCTCGGTCCTGACCTATGCCAGCTGA
- a CDS encoding transporter suffix domain-containing protein: MTNMTTDASAPASAGWRFKLGICIFVGAFALWLLVPIAASMGVAGPRIAAMTGAIFIANKVLLLTCIAVMGKAGFQQLKGLIFGYAKGLAPSGPIGPARHVIGLVMFCLPLVTAMLEPYVDQFFPGLRPNIWQLQALGDLMLIASFFVLGGDFWNKIRALFVRTTTVVDSGAGS, from the coding sequence ATGACGAACATGACGACGGATGCGTCGGCACCGGCTTCGGCCGGTTGGCGCTTCAAGCTGGGCATCTGTATTTTCGTCGGAGCCTTCGCGCTTTGGCTGCTGGTGCCGATCGCCGCCTCGATGGGCGTTGCGGGGCCACGCATCGCAGCGATGACGGGTGCGATCTTCATCGCCAACAAGGTTCTGCTCCTGACTTGCATCGCGGTGATGGGCAAGGCCGGCTTCCAGCAGCTTAAGGGGCTGATCTTTGGCTATGCCAAGGGTTTGGCGCCGAGCGGCCCGATTGGCCCGGCACGCCATGTCATCGGATTGGTGATGTTCTGCCTGCCGCTCGTCACGGCGATGCTCGAACCCTATGTCGACCAGTTCTTTCCGGGACTGAGGCCGAATATCTGGCAACTCCAGGCGCTCGGTGACCTCATGCTGATCGCCAGCTTCTTCGTTCTGGGTGGCGATTTCTGGAACAAGATTCGCGCCTTGTTCGTGCGCACGACCACGGTCGTCGACAGCGGTGCAGGCAGCTAG